In Leptolyngbya sp. O-77, the genomic window TATAGCTGGCGCGGCGTGATGTCGGCGCTAGAGGAGCAGGGATTTGGGGCGATCGCCCCCGACTGGATTGGCTTTGGCTCCTCAGCAAAACCTGACCGCCGCACCTTTGCGTATACGCCCGATGCTTACATCACCGCGCTAGAAACGTTTCTGGCTGAACTGGGAATTGATCGATGCTCGCTGATTGTGCAAGGTTTTATCGGCTCCGTGGGGCTGCAATATGCCCTGCGCCATCCCGACCAGATCGAGCGGATGGTTATTCTGAATGCTCCGGTGACGAGTCGCGCCAAACTCCCTTGGAAGATGCAGCAGTTGGGGCTGCCGTTGGCGGGCGAAATGTTCACCCAAGACCCGCTGCTGGTGGATCGGACGCTCGAAGGTGGCGGCGGCTACGTGGTCAAAGACGAAGATTTGGATGTCTATCGCCGCCCCTTTTTGAAAAGCTCGGATGCGGGTCGGGCCCTGTTTGCAGCAGTGCAAAACCTGCGCCTGCCGCAGGCTACTGCTGAGATTGAGCAGGGGTTTCAAGCCTGGACGAAGCCCGTTTTGGTGGGTTGGGGAATGCGCGATCGCTGGCTGCCCCTCAGCCTGGCCGAGGCATTTGTGCAAACCACTCCCGAAGCAGAACTGATCCAACTGCCGGACGTGGGGCACTATCCGCAAATCGACTGGTTCGACAAGGTGAATGAAGCGATCCTGCCCTTCTTGCTGAGGATCGTCGTTTGACCCAGATTCCCTCACGGCGGCTCTCTGAACAGATTTGAGGTCAATTATTTTTTCGGCACTATTTTTCCCAAAACATCCGCCTTTTGGAGGATAAAAAAGTCTCGATTCTTTACCCCGATCCCCTTGCAAAGGATCACATGTCGCATCACACTAAACGTGGGGATCAAACAGGCGTTAAACGGCGGTTAAGAGGTCATTGTGAAAAGGGTATTAGCGATTATTTTGGGCGGCGGTGCAGGCACCCGTCTGTATCCACTCACAAAGCTAAGAGCTAAGCCAGCTGTGCCGCTGGCGGGCAAGTATCGCTTGATTGATATTCCGGTTAGCAACTGTATTAATTCCGATATTTACAAGATCTTTGTTCTGACGCAATTCAATTCAGCGTCGCTCAATCGCCATATCTCCCGCACCTACAGTTTTTCCGGCTTCCACGAAGGGTTTGTGGAGGTGCTGGCAGCACAGCAAACTCCTGAAAATCCCAACTGGTTTCAGGGCACGGCTGACGCGGTGCGGCAATATCTCTGGATGTTCCAGGACTACGATGTAGATCAGTATTTAATCTTGTCGGGCGACCACCTCTATCGCATGGACTATAGCGATTTTGTGGAGCGTCACCGCGAAACCAAGGCCGACATCACGATTTCGGTGCTGCCGATGGACAATGAGCGGGCCTCAGACTTTGGTCTGATGAAGATCAATGAGGATGGACGCATCATTGACTTTTACGAGAAGCCCAAGGGTGAGGCTCTGAAGCAGATGCAGGTGGATACCACTGTGTTGGGGCTGACCCCTGAAGAGGCGAAGCTCAAGCCCTACATTGCATCGATGGGCATCTACGTGTTTGAAAAGCAGGTCATGTTTGACCTGCTGCGGCGATCGCCCGAACAGACCGACTTTGGCAAAGAAATCATCCCCTCCTCTGCCAAGGATTACAACCTGCAAGCCTATCTCTTCAACGGCTACTGGGAAGACATTGGGACAATCCGCTCGTTCTACGATGCCAACCTGGCGCTAACGCAACAGCCGCAGCCGCCGTTTAGCTTCTACGACGAAAAGGCTCCTATCTATACCCGTGGGCGATCGCTCCCGCCCAGCAAGCTGCTCGACTGCACCATTACCGAGTCGATGATCGGGGAAGGCTGCATTCTGAAAAACTGTCAGGTGCATCACTCTGTTCTGGGCATCCGCACACGCATCGAGTCGGGTTGCGTGGTGCAAGACACGCTGATCATGGGGTCAGACTTTTATCAGCCCCTGGCCGAGCGCTCGAACAATTGCGACGACGGCAAAGTGCCCCTTGGCATTGGCGCAAACACTACGATTCGTGGGGCGATTATTGACAAGAACGCCTGCATCGGCTGCGATGTCAAGATTTTGAATAAGGATCACATCGAAGAAGCCGCCCGCGAAGAATACGGCTTCTATATCCGCAACGGAATCGTGGTGGTTCTCAAGGGGGCAACGATTCCGGATGGAACCGTGATCTAGAACCGTGATTTACGTGATTTAAAGGTTTAGAACTGAGGATAGGGTTTGGTTCTGGAGGGCAAGAGTCTGCTGCTGTGGATCAACGCACTGCTGCCCCAACGCCAACGGTTTGCCATCTGATTGTTCTGATTGGTCTGCCGGGAAGCGGAAAGTCCACGCTGGCGCAGGTTTTAGTCAATAACTATGGCTGTCGGCTAGTGTCTACAGACGCGATTCGGGGGCAACTGTTTGGCGACGAGGCGACGCAGGGCCCCTGGCCGCTGATCTGGCAGGAAGTCGAGCAGGCTTTTCGAGCGGCGACGGGCGTTCGTCCGGATCAAATCGTGCTGAAGCG contains:
- a CDS encoding glucose-1-phosphate adenylyltransferase, which translates into the protein MKRVLAIILGGGAGTRLYPLTKLRAKPAVPLAGKYRLIDIPVSNCINSDIYKIFVLTQFNSASLNRHISRTYSFSGFHEGFVEVLAAQQTPENPNWFQGTADAVRQYLWMFQDYDVDQYLILSGDHLYRMDYSDFVERHRETKADITISVLPMDNERASDFGLMKINEDGRIIDFYEKPKGEALKQMQVDTTVLGLTPEEAKLKPYIASMGIYVFEKQVMFDLLRRSPEQTDFGKEIIPSSAKDYNLQAYLFNGYWEDIGTIRSFYDANLALTQQPQPPFSFYDEKAPIYTRGRSLPPSKLLDCTITESMIGEGCILKNCQVHHSVLGIRTRIESGCVVQDTLIMGSDFYQPLAERSNNCDDGKVPLGIGANTTIRGAIIDKNACIGCDVKILNKDHIEEAAREEYGFYIRNGIVVVLKGATIPDGTVI
- a CDS encoding alpha/beta fold hydrolase, yielding MAVQEKTLTCGQLEWFYRAVEGDAASHRVPVVLLHGLPATGYSWRGVMSALEEQGFGAIAPDWIGFGSSAKPDRRTFAYTPDAYITALETFLAELGIDRCSLIVQGFIGSVGLQYALRHPDQIERMVILNAPVTSRAKLPWKMQQLGLPLAGEMFTQDPLLVDRTLEGGGGYVVKDEDLDVYRRPFLKSSDAGRALFAAVQNLRLPQATAEIEQGFQAWTKPVLVGWGMRDRWLPLSLAEAFVQTTPEAELIQLPDVGHYPQIDWFDKVNEAILPFLLRIVV